In a single window of the Heliangelus exortis chromosome 1, bHelExo1.hap1, whole genome shotgun sequence genome:
- the DUS4L gene encoding tRNA-dihydrouridine(20a/20b) synthase [NAD(P)+]-like, which produces MIGKIAETKQCQIKDPMDLFNSGQVVKICAPMVRYSKLSFRTLVRKYSCDLCYTPMIVAADFVRSAKARDSEFTTNKGDHPLIVQFAAKEAQVLCDAAHIVCPFADGIDLNCGCPQRWAMAEGYGACLINKPELVRDMVRHVRNQIDNPRFSVSIKIRIHEDLKRTVDLCQKAEATGVSWITVHGRSVEERHQPVHYDAIKIIKQSLSIPIVANGDIKTLKDAENVHHLTGADGIMVARGLLANPAMFAGYEETPLKCIQDWVDIALEHGTPFTCFHHHLMYMMERITSKQEKKVFNILSSTSAVLDYLNDHYGV; this is translated from the exons ATGATCGGCAAGATCGCAGAAACTAAACAATGCCAAATAAAAGACCCCATGGATTTGTTTAATTCTGGGCAAGTTGTAAAAATATGTGCCCCTATGGTCCGCTATTCAAA GCTGTCTTTCAGAACCTTGGTTAGGAAATACAGTTGTGATTTGTGTTATACACCAATGATTGTGGCAGCTGATTTTGTGAGATCTGCAAAAGCTAGAGACAGCGAATTCACAACAAacaaag GTGATCATCCATTGATTGTTCAGTTTGCTGCTAAAGAAGCACAGGTTTTGTGTGATGCTGCACATATTGTCTGTCCTTTTGCAGATGGAATAGACCTTAACTGTGGCTGTCCTCAGAg atggGCAATGGCAGAAGGCTATGGTGCTTGCTTGATAAATAAACCAGAGCTTGTACGAGATATGGTGAGACATGTGCGGAATCAGATTGACAACCCTAGATTTTCAGTATCTATTAAAATAAG AATCCATGAAGACTTAAAAAGAACAGTTGACCTGTGTCAAAAAGCTGAAGCAACTGGAGTTTCATGGATCACAGTACATGGGAGAAGTGTTGAAGAAAGACATCAGCCTGTACATTAtgatgcaattaaaataattaaacaaagcCTGTCAATACCTATTGTGGCTAATGGAGAcattaaaactttaaaagatGCCGAAAATGTTCATCACTTAACGGGAGCAGATG GTATAATGGTGGCCAGAGGACTCTTAGCCAATCCAGCTATGTTTGCAGGCTATGAAGAGACACCTTTGAAGTGCATCCAGGACTGGGTTGACATTGCTCTTGAGCATGGAACTCCTTTTACATGTTTTCACCACCACTTAATGTACATGATGGAACGGATAacttcaaaacaagaaaaaaaagtttttaatattttatcaaGTACTTCAGCAGTATTAGATTATCTGAATGACCATTATGGTGTGTGA